A window from Chitinophagales bacterium encodes these proteins:
- a CDS encoding GxxExxY protein, whose product MNNIIYKEESYQIIGVCMEVHNNLGAGFLEIVYKDALEYEFRKNKIPYEREKEYKVNYKEITLPHYFYADFVVMDKIILEVKAVQGISDEFIAQAINYLKVSDNRLALIVNFGELRLNHKRIVF is encoded by the coding sequence ATGAATAATATCATCTACAAAGAGGAGAGCTATCAAATAATAGGAGTCTGTATGGAAGTCCATAACAATCTTGGAGCAGGTTTTTTGGAAATTGTCTATAAAGATGCGTTGGAGTATGAATTCAGAAAAAACAAAATCCCATATGAACGGGAAAAAGAGTACAAGGTGAATTACAAGGAAATTACCCTACCCCATTATTTCTATGCAGATTTTGTAGTTATGGATAAGATTATCCTTGAGGTAAAAGCAGTACAGGGAATTTCTGATGAATTTATTGCACAAGCCATAAATTACCTAAAGGTATCAGATAACAGATTGGCTTTGATTGTAAACTTTGGAGAACTAAGACTAAATCATAAAAGAATAGTATTCTAA